The Asterias rubens chromosome 14, eAstRub1.3, whole genome shotgun sequence DNA segment ACTGCTCTCGCGAAGCTggctcaccccccccccccccccacacacaactCATGGGACCGTAGCACTGATCTCTATCGTGCTATTTCCACGACATCATTTTAACTTGGGTCCATTGCTTAAATTTAACAtggttgttaaagccattatacactttcggaacagaaaaaaaaagttcacagatttacaaataacttacagggtttaaagaaggtaatggtaaaagacttctcgtgaaatattattccatgaaatgctttactttttgagaaaacattgagacatcgagaattacggattagtagtaaacacatttcatgacacggcgaaacgtgcgaaatcgatagtgggttttccccgttattttctcccgactccgatgaccgattgaccctacattttcacaggtttgtaatttgtatataagttgtgatgcacgaagtgtgggccttggacaatactgtttaccaaaagtgtccaatggctttaaagcaatgtttgacaagaaaGAACTTGGGCAGTAAAACCATTGCTATCTTAttacacgaggtacattttgtcaaaccatgctacaatttagcaggggacccttgctaaattgctttcgtgtgaaaggggcaACAGACATTGTCACATTATGTTCAAGAGCCTGTAGACACGGAGTATAGTTATATGTTTCTGCATAATTTGTGCCTTGATAAAGAGGAATGGTCCCCGTGGGTGAGTGCGATTTTGGAGGTCGATGGTCAAAGTCCAGCAACAAATTGGTAGTTTGGTAAACACATGTGATTCTGTGTAGTACTATCGTCAAtcctgcttaaagacactggacgcatttggtaattgtcaaagaccagtcgtctcacttggtgtatttcagcatatgcataataacaagcctgtgaaaatttgaactcaattggtcgcatcgaagttgcgagataataatggaagaaaaacaccctaattgtcacacggagttgtgtgctttcagatgcttgatttcgggacctcaaaatctgattatttgttttatcaaggaagacatttcaggCTAAGCAATttggttttgcttagcagctctatgaaattgggccttgatcaATTGTTGTTGCCCATACAGTGGATCTGTTATGTTTTGCTGTAGCTCCAGTATGCAAATCGTTGACAATGCACGTACTTTTATGAACGATATCCGTTCTATGCTTGTTCGCTAACCTATACGTGTGCAAAGTCCTTTTTTATGTATGCGACGTGTCAAGTCCGACTTTCAAAATGTGCGATAATCTACGTATTGTATGCGATAGCTGATTTATATATGCAACACTTGTCAGTTTACAAACCAAGGTCACCAGTTTGATCTTGTACAAGCAGGCAACATGAGTGGTTTAAACAGAAAGGAAGACTTCGCCAATGTCCATCCAGAAGTTGCCAGGAAAGCCTTCCGTGCGGGAAAAGGCTTCGTTACTTCGGGCGTTTGCATTGGTAAGTTTCGCCCCTAACATTTCACCATTCATAATTTCctaaaagacaatggacactatcggtaaatgTCAaacttctaacttggtgtatctcaacatatgcataaaataacaaacctgtgaacatttgaccTCAATcgtgtcatcgaagttgcgatataataatgaaagaaaaaacacccttgtctcacgaagttgtgtgctttctggtgCTTGTTTTCGAgccctcaagttcttaatctgaggtctcgaaatcaaattcgtgaaaaatgtatcctttctcgaaaactccgttacttcagagggagccgttcgcacattgttttgtaccatcaacctctccccatcactcgttaccaagtaaggttttatgctaataattattttgagtaattaccaatagtgtccactgcctttaatatttaacATTGGTATCCActtcttgcagttctggtccatgtttttaatttgtgttaccgaaaaacatttttgtttcaggttcacagatttacactgaataacttacagggtttacagaaggtaatggtgaaagacttcccttttattattccatgaaatgctttactttttgagaaaacattaaaacaattatcaatttattctctatatcgagaataattaatttattttaaacacatgtcatgatacggcgaaacgtgcgggaacaagggtgggtttttcccgttattttctcccgactccgatgaccgattgagcctacactttcacaggtttgttattttatgtataagttgtgatacacgttagtgtgggcctttgtacaatactgtttaccgatgttgtgcgattgctttaataaTACCCATTTTTCCGTTATGGTAGGTTATCTACAAGCAAATATAGTGATCGTACACAAGTCTCTAGCTGATGACTTCGCTGGGTTTTGTGCGGCAAACTCCGGTCCATTGCCGATGTTGTACCGGTCAGAGGTCGGGCAGCTCACGGCCCCCGCCATCACTCAAACAGACACCGATATCAGGTacagttaaaggatttgggtactttttgtaactcaaaacaaaatgtccacagatttacattaaacttataccaTATGAAGATaatagaaagcgtaccttaaaatagtagaaagcgtaccttaaaatattagttgctgaggtgctgtagttttttagaaatgagtaaaacaatttcatgctaaaattattttcgtctcttgatcactgagacgaaaattattttcatgacattttaacAACTGTTGTTTagagtgtcatgaccgagtggttgagagcatcgaattcaagttctggtgctaagtcaccggagtgtgggttcgaatcccggtcgtgacacttgtgtccttgagtaagatactaaaaattgcttctcttcacctaggggtataaatgggtacctgtgagggtagaggttgatattgtgaatgggAAAGCCTTTAGAgcaatataaactgttgccgaggttgtatactcccaagggagctgagaaacattcaaaaagggatgttattggcccaattgACCAGGgcaataatgtaaagcgcattgatatggttattgtgaaatgcgctatataaaaatttttataatcattattattattattttgtttatttatttcatgacGCTGTACAGCACGGACCTGCCAGCCTACTACGTATTTGAAGATGGTAAAATATCCGGCACAATACAGGACCTTAACGCCTACCGTGACGTCATTCATGACTACGTCACATTCTACCAAGGGTGTAGTTTCTCGTTTGAGGGGGCTCTCCTGGCAGCCGGCGTCCCAGTGCGTAACATTGAACAAAACTCAGACACCAGTGCGTATAGGGTGAgtccattgtcacacgaaggagATATTTTTGCTAACGTTAACTCTACGTTTTGACCAGTATGTAAATGTATATGGCGTGGGAGATACGTCACAGGTCATACGGTgcacttcctttgtgtttatgcttaaaggcagtggacactattggtaattactcaaaataaattttagcataaaacctttcttggtgacgagtaatgggggagaggttgatggtataaaagagaaacggctccctctggagtgacgtagttttcgagaaagaagtgattttctatgaatttgatttcgagacctcaaatttagaacttgaggtctcgaaatcaaccatctaaacgcacacaacttcgtgtgacatgggtgttttttatttcattgttatctcgcaagttcgaagaccgattgagctaaattttcacaggtttgttattttatgcatatgttgagataccccaactgtgaaggctagtctttgacaattaccaatagtgtccactgcctttaattttaggCTTTTTACGTTGTGCAGTACAGGATAGGGTGTTCTCGTAAGAGGAACATAGGACATTCCCAAGGGGAACCAGAGATCCATGGAAAAGGGTGCGGTAGCATCAATTGCGAGCTGAAGCTCCAATGTTAGTTTGGAAATTGATCTAGAAATGATCGAGTTTTGGGGTTTAATTCCCCCAGAGAGTTAGGCGATAGCCTAGAGAGAGACTGTGGACGTCTTTGGCAATATTGTTTTGATTAGCCAATTATTCTTCAGCGGTAGCTGAAAGTTAGAGATGTTGTAAAAGGTATAGTCTTGCCCCAAGACGTTAACAAACCGTGGCGTGCATGTCACGGTCAAGCGGTTGctagcaccggattcaagctttagtcttttctgatcagcagagtgtgggttcgagtcccggtcgtgacactacCAGCATGGCATCTGATGGATAATATCCAAGCATACAATCCTTATGGAGtcaaaggaggggggggggacaccctgtttcagccccaggagcaggtggcaacggcccctggagaAATAGTTGATTTGTAACCCACAACTTTAAAGTTTCAGGCAtcgtgtgtctggcgacttgcatacgaAAAATATATaggaaaatattaaataaaggAGCGGTTATCTTTTGATTGAAGGTACTAAGATGGATTGCATAAACAATAGTACATGAGTATAGTCACTCCTTcaaggaacgttacagagtaggtaaacaaacaacaatcgTGAACatgacagatttacataaaacttacacggtctaatgatgttGATAGAAGTCAACATCCCTTGAattatttatgtctgaaatttcatattttgatgagaaatagataatctaattttgcgtttggagtttaacgctcagtgagcgttttcattatttttgttttggcatcgatgcaatgcaaaatttgtaatcggttattcactattctctcgtgacccagatggccgatcaatctcgaacttctacaggtttgtcagtttatgtatatggtggattacacaaagcgcttacactgccagcagctttttttgctagcaaaaccagttaatgtaatgttcttttaatGGTATTGTAGGGCCTACTATCGTTAATGAAATCATCTATAATTATAGATGATTTCATTAACGATAGTAGGCCCTACATTACATGTCATTCCTTAAAATGTTGTTAAGATTGTCTTTTAAAATTGTGAATGAAACTGCACTTGTCCTTGATTTGCTAGCTGAACGTCACGTGTCACCCTGTTGGTCCATTCAGCGCCCAGATGATAACATCAATGCGGCCCATACCTCGTGCGCAGGTGCAGACCGCGTTCCGAGCCACGCACCCCTTCACCTCTGCACATGGTGCACCCGTGCACATGGGCAATCCAGGTACTCAACTTCATCATGTGTATGTTGTGCTATGGGATAATTTTttaacgcttggtggcagcagacttaccaggtaaaatccaatgttctcggtcatgtgcacAAGCTCAGAACTacgcaaacaatggaaatttacctgcagtctgctgccacctagcgtcacaAAGTCTCCCACTGATTTGTttcatatgtttgttttttttgtttttttttctaaatcttTGTGATAATACCAAAGGGATACAAACAGAAGCACATTCTGATTCAGGTTTCCGCGGTCGGGCGCAACGCGAGACCATTCCTCTCGTGTGTAGCTGCTGGCTGCcgaccaaagattatagagcgcagCCAGGTGCAATATGCCGAACTCGGGCTAAattgtgaaatcccactggacgccatttcagcaagtaaCTCTTAGATACAACAACAGAGATCAGCGCAACACAtttacttgctgaaatggcgtccATGTGTATTTCACGTTTAACAATAGATACAGATTCAGTTCCACATTTTGCGTcttcggcgctctataatctttgctgCCGAAACCGTGAGTCGGGAAAGCAGAAGTCTAGAATaccgctagtcttggtgcaagacgtttctcgttttcctttcacgcactagcggccaattcaccaacagcgcccgctaaAAGGGCTCAAATGACTTACTCCACACAACGCCCCTAAATTAGGTGAGTCACGGTGTGcatgaaaggaaaacgagaaacgtcttgcaccaagactagaatAACGCGAGAACTCAGAGacagtcggaacgctatcacgcGACATGcttttaacgacttgtccacacgTCTAGTGTTTacgtaaaaccaaataatattcagagttaaaattgttattatgaTGATGGTTTTAGAGCTGGTAGGTGTATATGACTTGTCGAAGACGGATTACCTGGTGCCAGTGAAGTTTCATGAAGGGGATGTTCCGGTATTCTGGGCTTGTGGCATCACTGGACCGGAGTCCCTCCAATCCCTCCGTAAGTAGCTTTAAAACAcgtgtttttcaaattttcaagtttgggtttaaacaaaagaacaacAGAAAACAAGGGTCATTTGCTGTTGCAGGGCCGTAGGTTTTAAAGACCTAATTAGGCGGAAATGGGAAGGCGTGATCTTTGATgaatttcttttgaaatgttttcaatcaatgaaGTAACTCGAgtcagattttaattgtgttacgtcatagttgggagctccaatttgtttAGCCGATTATGGCGTCAGAGCGTTTTCATTTCGACGCAAGCCGTCAACGGCacaagtgtttttagtttttcaaaacctcaaaagtgtttcaaatatcaaaataacatttaactggtaaaataataaacacGTTATAAACAAGATGAAATAGCATTCCCgtccaaaacaaaattgctcaAGTATTAAGTGCATGGTTGATGgttctgaagaaaaagacctgtcaccacAGGAGTGCTAAAGTGTGGTATAATTACCCCGTTTGACCATTGAATTCCGATTCAATGAATTTTCAAACGAAATTTGGTTTAACTgagattgttattttttttcttcaaattgtaACAAATAAAGGTAAATGGCCTTCAACTCGCACATCTAAAAAAAGGTTAATAATATATGCCtcatgtaacttttgtaggacaaaaaaacacaatgtccacagatttacactaaacgtacacagtttgaagataatgatagtagaaagcttccctgaagatattacgtgctgaggtgctgtagttttggggaaacgagtaaaacaatgtcatgaaaataattttcgtctcatgagacgaacattattttaatcatttacaaacgtatttccatgacattgttttactcatttctcaaaaactacagcacctcagtaagtaagatttgaagggaagctttccactatcattatcttcaaaccctgtagatttattgtaaatctatggacattttgaccctttcggtacagaaaaaaaaaaatcacagatttacaaataatttacagggtttacagaaggtaatggtgaaagtcttctcttgaaatattactccatgaaatgctttactttttgagaaaacggtaaaacaatataaattctcgttagcgagaattacggatttattttaaacacatgtcatgacacggcgaaacgcgcggaaacagtgggttttcctgttattttctcgattgattgagcctaaattttcacaggtttgttgttttatatataagttgtgatacacgaagtgtgggccttggacaatactgtttaccgaaagcgtataatggctttaaaagaacaACATTGTCTGGTAAAAATAATCACTTTGTCGTTTTTTACTCTATTTTAGGAAACCCGGCGCCCGTGGCATTCAGTGACGCGGTTGGTCTCTACATCTCAGATACACCAGTCGCCAGCACCATCAGTAGTAAAGATGACTCCCCAGCCTGCTTACCAATAGTCGTACCCCTCTGTGACGAGCCCTACTGGGCTAGTGTTACAAGCGAGGGAATGGTGCTAAAAATCAACAAGTTAGAAGGTCTTATTGCTACCAACTCCTCCGGTATgtaaataattaattgttttgcaAACGTACAAGTAGTGTGTTTTTACATTATTCAAAAATGTGATttataagggaataaaagggtagcgaggAACTAAGTAACCAGAGTGTTCGTTTGAGTAGGGATACACTGTGGGTAAGGAGACTTCAGACCTTTTAAAAGGTCTGAACATACAAGGCTTCTTTAAATGGCTCCGATGTCGGACGAGTTAAAGGAGAATTTTCATTGGATAAATAATTagccaaaaaataataataatcggcCCCACCACTGTCATCTTGGCTGCGACCGAAACACCCAACCATGTCTAGTATTAATAATTAGTATATCTGTTCAATCGCCAATGCCACGTTTTGATCAATTTGTAAAGCCAGACCTACTCAATTATTTTGGTTCTCGAAGGAAACAATGATCTCCTGAAGTCATCTCTTGCCGTCTCCCATGCATCATCCGTTGCCATAACAACCATGAGTACCATGGACGATGACACGACCTCTGGTGTCATTGCCTTGACAAGAATGCTCCGAGCTCTCGGGAAAAGAGTGGATTTATTGGCCACCCAGACACTATACAATGAACAGGCCAAGATTGTGGAAGGACTGGTAGAGAAAAGTACGTAAACTGTTGACATAAAGTAGTGTTATAGTATCCCTGCtgtagtgggtgcgttcgatcaGCTTTCTTTGTTCGACCCCGCTCTCCCCAgtatgttcgaatagctttgacgtcattcaaggggttcacccgggtcagccccgaGTGCCCGACCGGTGGAGTTGGTCACtaggggctggcccgaggtgcatgacgtcactacgtgactgtgagtgatcgttcgattggctcttgtcaggggctcacccgagtgaacaccgcggggtcgacacagggaaccTTATCGAACGCATCCATTATAATTGAAGAGGGTCCGGTTTTGATGTAGAATTGACTCAAGTCCCCAATCCCgtgagagtccttttattttcagtcccatCGCCTTACATCAGAAAACTGTCAACTTGTGCCATGCCGCGCGCAACAATAGCTATTTTGACGGCAGATACTATGCGGGCGAAGGGACCCCTCTCACGAgattgggacttgaatc contains these protein-coding regions:
- the LOC117299680 gene encoding D-glutamate cyclase, mitochondrial-like isoform X3; its protein translation is MSYLQANIVIVHKSLADDFAGFCAANSGPLPMLYRSEVGQLTAPAITQTDTDISTDLPAYYVFEDGKISGTIQDLNAYRDVIHDYVTFYQGCSFSFEGALLAAGVPVRNIEQNSDTSAYRLNVTCHPVGPFSAQMITSMRPIPRAQVQTAFRATHPFTSAHGAPVHMGNPELVGVYDLSKTDYLVPVKFHEGDVPVFWACGITGPESLQSLRNPAPVAFSDAVGLYISDTPVASTISSKDDSPACLPIVVPLCDEPYWASVTSEGMVLKINKLEGLIATNSSGNNDLLKSSLAVSHASSVAITTMSTMDDDTTSGVIALTRMLRALGKRVDLLATQTLYNEQAKIVEGLVEKNILDEGVSVAHFPPEGEDDTLETAKNFLLQTGAKHSQRYDHLIAIDMAGKDVNQTGCLQSTEMLFRAAKDKSTVLTTVISNVKESTDLYSREASICDFRIQTTGTAGWGGYALASALYLLRVCPIHDRYRRRAIGFPPTEKDLQMFQTALPDIEKEHQVSHIIKNIKTNGASERDASSVSFWEINKNKLKQLLNIIN
- the LOC117299680 gene encoding D-glutamate cyclase, mitochondrial-like isoform X1; this encodes MSNMSGLNRKEDFANVHPEVARKAFRAGKGFVTSGVCIGYLQANIVIVHKSLADDFAGFCAANSGPLPMLYRSEVGQLTAPAITQTDTDISTDLPAYYVFEDGKISGTIQDLNAYRDVIHDYVTFYQGCSFSFEGALLAAGVPVRNIEQNSDTSAYRLNVTCHPVGPFSAQMITSMRPIPRAQVQTAFRATHPFTSAHGAPVHMGNPELVGVYDLSKTDYLVPVKFHEGDVPVFWACGITGPESLQSLRNPAPVAFSDAVGLYISDTPVASTISSKDDSPACLPIVVPLCDEPYWASVTSEGMVLKINKLEGLIATNSSGNNDLLKSSLAVSHASSVAITTMSTMDDDTTSGVIALTRMLRALGKRVDLLATQTLYNEQAKIVEGLVEKNILDEGVSVAHFPPEGEDDTLETAKNFLLQTGAKHSQRYDHLIAIDMAGKDVNQTGCLQSTEMLFRAAKDKSTVLTTVISNVKESTDLYSREASICDFRIQTTGTAGWGGYALASALYLLRVCPIHDRYRRRAIGFPPTEKDLQMFQTALPDIEKEHQVSHIIKNIKTNGASERDASSVSFWEINKNKLKQLLNIIN
- the LOC117299680 gene encoding D-glutamate cyclase, mitochondrial-like isoform X2 — its product is MSGLNRKEDFANVHPEVARKAFRAGKGFVTSGVCIGYLQANIVIVHKSLADDFAGFCAANSGPLPMLYRSEVGQLTAPAITQTDTDISTDLPAYYVFEDGKISGTIQDLNAYRDVIHDYVTFYQGCSFSFEGALLAAGVPVRNIEQNSDTSAYRLNVTCHPVGPFSAQMITSMRPIPRAQVQTAFRATHPFTSAHGAPVHMGNPELVGVYDLSKTDYLVPVKFHEGDVPVFWACGITGPESLQSLRNPAPVAFSDAVGLYISDTPVASTISSKDDSPACLPIVVPLCDEPYWASVTSEGMVLKINKLEGLIATNSSGNNDLLKSSLAVSHASSVAITTMSTMDDDTTSGVIALTRMLRALGKRVDLLATQTLYNEQAKIVEGLVEKNILDEGVSVAHFPPEGEDDTLETAKNFLLQTGAKHSQRYDHLIAIDMAGKDVNQTGCLQSTEMLFRAAKDKSTVLTTVISNVKESTDLYSREASICDFRIQTTGTAGWGGYALASALYLLRVCPIHDRYRRRAIGFPPTEKDLQMFQTALPDIEKEHQVSHIIKNIKTNGASERDASSVSFWEINKNKLKQLLNIIN